A window from Zingiber officinale cultivar Zhangliang chromosome 7A, Zo_v1.1, whole genome shotgun sequence encodes these proteins:
- the LOC122000687 gene encoding probable mannose-1-phosphate guanylyltransferase 3 yields the protein MKALILVGGFGTRLRPLTLSFPKPLVDFANKPMILHQIEALKDVGVTEVILAINYRPEVMISFLEDFEDKLGIKITCSQETEPLGTAGPLALARDKLIDGSGEPFFVLNSDVISEYPFAELIQFHKSHGGKATIMVTKVDEPSKYGVVVMDEGSGRVDKFVEKPKVFVGNKINAGIYLLDPSVLDRIELRPTSIEKEVFPNIAAEKQLYAMVLPGFWMDIGQPKDYITGLRLYLDSLRKKASTKLAAGSHIVGNVLIHENAVIGEGCLIGPDVAVGPGCVIESGVRLSSCTVMRGVRIKKHACVSSSIIGWHSTVGQWARIENMTILGEDVHISDEVYSNGGVVLPHKEIKSSILKPEIVM from the exons ATGAAAGCACTCATCCTTGTTGGAGGATTTGGTACCCGCCTTCGGCCTCTGACACTCAGTTTTCCGAAGCCACTTGTTGATTTCGCTAACAAACCAATGATCCTTCATCAG ATTGAAGCTCTGAAGGATGTTGGAGTTACCGAAGTCATTTTGGCCATTAATTACCGACCAGAG GTTATGATTAGCTTTTTGGAGGACTTTGAGGACAAGCTTGGAATCAAAATCACATGCTCCCAAGAGACTGAACCGCTTGGAACAGCTGGTCCCCTAGCGTTAGCCAGAGACAAGCTAATAGATGGCTCTGGTGAGCCGTTCTTTGTCCTCAACAGTGATGTCATAAGTGAGTACCCTTTTGCCGAACTAATTCAGTTCCACAAATCACATGGCGGCAAGGCAACAATAATGGTGACCAAG GTTGATGAGCCGTCCAAGTATGGTGTTGTTGTTATGGATGAAGGAAGTGGGAGGGTCGATAAATTTGTGGAGAAGCCAAAAGTATTTGTTGGAAACAAGATCAATGCTGGGATTTACTTGCTCGATCCATCAGTCTTGGATCGTATTGAGCTGAGACCAACCTCCATCGAGAAGGAAGTTTTCCCAAATATTGCGGCTGAGAAACAGCTCTATGCCATGGTACTGCCTGGTTTCTGGATGGACATCGGGCAGCCAAAGGACTACATCACAGGCCTACGGCTGTATCTCGACTCGCTGCGGAAGAAAGCATCTACAAAGTTAGCCGCTGGCTCCCATATTGTAGGAAATGTCCTGATTCATGAGAATGCTGTGATAGGCGAGGGATGCCTGATCGGGCCAGATGTTGCCGTTGGTCCTGGCTGCGTGATCGAGTCTGGTGTTCGGTTGTCAAGCTGCACGGTGATGCGAGGTGTTCGAATTAAGAAGCACGCATGCGTCTCCAGCAGCATCATTGGCTGGCATTCGACGGTGGGTCAATGGGCACGGATCGAAAACATGACCATCCTTGGCGAGGACGTGCATATTTCTGATGAGGTATATAGCAATGGAGGGGTTGTTCTCCCACATAAAGAAATCAAATCAAGCATCCTGAAGCCTGAAATAGTAATGTGA